In Thermoanaerobaculum aquaticum, one genomic interval encodes:
- a CDS encoding DUF3108 domain-containing protein yields the protein MRPTLALASGILLALSSYAQDPPWLAEGEKLTYALSYFHVVAGTLELSAKPEGENLRLTMTATSTPSFSRIFSVNNRIETLLSRNPLSLLRQEATIAEGKRHYSEVLVVDRATGVATRTRDGREKGKVTVNPPVLDTLGSIFALRTLDLAPSRAFSLDVISGKEVYPLMVVVTGRQTLKVGSTKVETFVVEPRFRSGGLYKNESQLVLYVSQDPRHIPLKIVSRLPFGSLTATLVEATPSWQEVVHSKSEKQE from the coding sequence ATGCGACCTACCCTGGCACTGGCCTCGGGAATCTTGCTGGCCCTGTCTTCCTACGCCCAGGACCCTCCGTGGTTGGCGGAAGGCGAGAAGCTCACCTATGCCCTGAGCTACTTCCACGTGGTGGCGGGGACTTTGGAGCTTTCGGCAAAACCGGAGGGGGAAAACCTGCGCTTGACCATGACCGCCACCTCCACCCCCAGCTTTTCCCGAATTTTTTCGGTGAACAACCGCATTGAAACGCTGCTTTCCCGCAACCCCTTGAGCTTGCTCCGGCAGGAAGCCACCATTGCCGAGGGCAAGCGCCACTACTCCGAGGTGCTGGTGGTGGATCGGGCCACGGGGGTGGCCACCCGAACCCGGGATGGGCGGGAAAAGGGAAAGGTCACGGTAAACCCACCGGTGCTGGACACCCTGGGTTCGATCTTTGCCCTCCGCACCTTGGACCTGGCCCCCAGCCGGGCTTTTAGCCTGGATGTGATTTCGGGAAAGGAAGTGTACCCGCTCATGGTGGTGGTTACCGGCAGGCAAACGCTTAAGGTGGGCTCCACCAAAGTGGAAACCTTCGTGGTGGAACCACGGTTCCGCAGCGGCGGCCTTTACAAAAACGAGAGCCAGCTGGTGCTTTACGTGAGCCAGGACCCCCGGCACATCCCTTTGAAAATCGTGTCCCGCCTCCCCTTTGGCTCGCTCACCGCCACCCTGGTGGAAGCCACCCCAAGCTGGCAAGAAGTGGTACACTCAAAAAGCGAGAAACAGGAGTGA
- the waaC gene encoding lipopolysaccharide heptosyltransferase I, whose protein sequence is MATRFLLTRLSALGDIVHTWPLAVVLAQHGEVVWLVEERFSPLVALHPAVRHCVPVATKRWRHTPWGQTVRAEAKKAMDTLRVLAPEVALDPQGLVKSALWATLAGIPRRLGFAPSHRRERISGLFYTETVTPRAELTHVVDLNLTLAEALPLPVRYGTAPDGSFLRPHLPNPPEEAFAVQLFPGSGHPQKNWPPRLFAQLARKLTELGLPVTVFWGPGERAIAEDVVRQAPEARLAPPTDLLQLASCLAAARAVVGGDTGPIHLAASLGTPTVAVHVATDPARNAPRGPRVAVVSGARTGASRGRAATGAARPVEMAEVLSALQGLLTEAV, encoded by the coding sequence ATGGCCACCCGCTTCCTGCTCACACGCCTTTCAGCCCTGGGCGACATCGTTCACACCTGGCCTTTGGCGGTGGTCCTGGCCCAGCACGGGGAGGTGGTTTGGCTGGTGGAGGAGCGCTTTTCGCCTCTGGTGGCGCTGCATCCGGCGGTCCGCCACTGCGTGCCGGTAGCCACCAAGCGCTGGCGTCACACCCCCTGGGGGCAAACGGTGCGGGCGGAAGCCAAAAAAGCCATGGATACGCTGCGGGTTCTTGCCCCGGAAGTGGCCCTTGACCCCCAGGGGCTGGTGAAATCGGCGCTGTGGGCGACCCTCGCCGGGATCCCCCGCCGCCTGGGTTTTGCCCCATCCCACCGTCGGGAGCGCATCAGCGGGCTCTTTTACACCGAAACCGTAACCCCTCGGGCTGAGCTCACCCACGTGGTGGACCTCAATTTGACCCTGGCCGAAGCGCTTCCCTTGCCGGTTCGCTACGGCACCGCACCGGACGGGAGCTTCCTCCGCCCGCATCTACCCAATCCCCCCGAAGAGGCCTTTGCCGTGCAGCTTTTCCCCGGCAGCGGCCACCCGCAAAAGAACTGGCCCCCTCGCCTCTTTGCACAGCTGGCCCGCAAACTCACCGAGCTGGGCTTGCCGGTTACGGTGTTCTGGGGCCCCGGGGAAAGGGCCATCGCCGAGGACGTGGTGCGCCAGGCCCCAGAGGCCCGCTTAGCTCCCCCCACCGATCTCCTACAGCTCGCCTCTTGCTTGGCGGCGGCCAGGGCCGTGGTGGGCGGCGACACCGGCCCCATCCATCTGGCTGCCTCCCTGGGAACCCCGACGGTGGCGGTGCACGTGGCCACCGATCCCGCCCGGAACGCGCCCCGCGGCCCCCGGGTGGCGGTGGTCAGCGGCGCCAGAACCGGCGCTTCCCGGGGCAGGGCCGCCACCGGCGCCGCTCGCCCGGTGGAGATGGCGGAGGTGCTTTCGGCACTGCAAGGTCTTTTGACAGAAGCCGTGTAG
- a CDS encoding adenylyltransferase/cytidyltransferase family protein has product MTDPSAKIITREQAALLAQKAREQGQTVVLANGVFDLLHVGHVRYLWAAKKLGDLLIVGVNSDASTRALKGPGRPLVPEAERAELLAHLSCVDYVVIFPETTVVELLKAIKPHIHAKGTDYTPETVPEREVVAAWGGRTAICGDPKEHATSDLLATIRKLLASESSR; this is encoded by the coding sequence ATGACTGATCCCAGCGCCAAGATCATCACCCGAGAGCAAGCGGCTTTGCTAGCCCAAAAGGCCCGGGAACAGGGGCAAACGGTGGTTTTGGCCAACGGGGTTTTTGACCTCCTGCACGTGGGCCACGTGCGCTACCTTTGGGCCGCCAAAAAGCTGGGCGATTTGCTCATCGTGGGGGTCAACAGCGACGCTTCCACCCGCGCTTTAAAGGGCCCCGGGCGGCCGCTGGTCCCGGAAGCGGAACGCGCCGAGCTTTTGGCGCACCTTTCCTGCGTGGACTACGTGGTGATCTTCCCGGAAACCACGGTGGTGGAGCTTTTGAAGGCCATCAAACCGCACATCCACGCCAAGGGCACCGACTATACGCCGGAAACCGTACCGGAAAGGGAGGTGGTGGCCGCCTGGGGTGGGCGCACCGCCATCTGTGGCGACCCCAAAGAGCACGCCACCAGCGACCTTCTGGCCACCATCCGCAAGCTTCTGGCCTCCGAAAGCTCCCGGTAA
- a CDS encoding bifunctional heptose 7-phosphate kinase/heptose 1-phosphate adenyltransferase gives MRERDRLHRLIESFRGCRVLLYGDLVLDRFILGSPKRISREAPVLILRFEEQKDVPGGGANAMANMLSLGAQVVAVGVVGDDEQGQVLRETLRQRGGDVSQVVVVPGFRTVTKVRILAGGPSALKHQVARYDIEDNVGNGKLRDQLMAALTALAPTVQAAAVSDYGYGAVFPEGVQALRRSLPAGALAVADSRFALPSLGPVDGATPNLEELSAHAGQFPQTDRQVAEAAESLRRKLRARFVVATRGSQGLTLVEQGMPPFHLPVYGTDQVADVTGAGDTVLATLTLTLAAGGTPRQAALLANLAGGIVVMKAGTATVSAEELHAAVDAAPFIHD, from the coding sequence GTGCGGGAAAGGGACCGCCTCCACCGGCTCATTGAAAGCTTCCGCGGCTGCCGGGTGCTGCTTTACGGGGATTTGGTCCTGGACCGCTTCATTTTGGGCAGCCCCAAGCGCATTTCCCGCGAAGCGCCGGTGCTGATCCTGCGCTTTGAGGAGCAAAAGGACGTGCCCGGAGGCGGCGCCAACGCCATGGCCAACATGTTGAGCCTGGGGGCCCAGGTGGTGGCGGTGGGGGTGGTGGGGGACGACGAGCAGGGGCAGGTGCTGCGGGAAACCCTGAGGCAGCGAGGCGGAGATGTCAGCCAGGTAGTGGTCGTGCCTGGGTTTCGCACGGTGACCAAGGTGCGCATCCTGGCCGGGGGTCCTTCCGCCCTCAAGCACCAGGTGGCCCGTTACGACATCGAGGACAACGTGGGTAACGGCAAGCTCCGCGACCAGCTGATGGCCGCGCTCACCGCCCTCGCCCCCACCGTGCAGGCGGCGGCCGTTTCCGATTACGGGTACGGGGCGGTTTTCCCCGAGGGCGTGCAAGCCTTACGGCGAAGTCTGCCCGCAGGCGCTCTGGCGGTGGCTGATTCCCGTTTTGCCCTCCCCTCCCTGGGGCCGGTGGATGGGGCAACGCCCAACCTCGAGGAGCTTTCCGCCCACGCCGGTCAGTTCCCGCAAACCGATCGGCAGGTGGCAGAAGCGGCGGAAAGCCTGCGGCGCAAGCTGCGGGCGCGTTTTGTGGTGGCCACCCGCGGCTCCCAGGGTTTGACGCTCGTGGAGCAGGGGATGCCTCCCTTCCACCTGCCGGTGTACGGCACCGACCAGGTGGCCGACGTCACCGGTGCCGGCGATACGGTCTTGGCCACCCTGACGCTGACCCTGGCCGCCGGCGGCACACCCCGTCAGGCGGCGCTTTTGGCCAACCTCGCCGGTGGCATCGTGGTGATGAAGGCCGGCACCGCCACGGTGAGCGCCGAGGAACTGCACGCGGCAGTGGACGCCGCCCCCTTCATCCATGACTGA
- the lpxK gene encoding tetraacyldisaccharide 4'-kinase, translated as MSLQRLVNAPFEGLNFVLRFAVSRGLLPRKTAPLSVISVGNITMGGTGKTPLVEALARTLLELGAKPAILTRGYKRLGKTTVVLQGDPGPDWIQAGDEPSLLARRLPHVPVVVDADRLRGARKALSLGATHALLDDGFQHWPLAREVDLVVVDAKDPLGRQSWRREGPRALAFASRIVCVGKPTEQETARTALSRYHPLPPFAVSLQALGFFWQDRLRPLTELAEQKLLAFAGIAHPARFFRTLTETGAQLVATKPFPDHHPYTRAELELLLGEAKRQGAIPITTAKDAVRLPQDLAPEVAVLEVSLVPLQEPFTALVSPVLGIR; from the coding sequence ATGAGCCTCCAGCGCCTGGTCAACGCCCCTTTTGAAGGTTTGAACTTCGTGCTGCGCTTTGCGGTGAGCCGTGGTCTTTTGCCGCGGAAAACCGCGCCGCTTTCGGTGATTTCCGTGGGCAACATCACCATGGGGGGCACCGGCAAAACCCCCCTGGTGGAGGCCCTGGCGCGGACGCTTTTGGAGCTTGGTGCCAAGCCGGCCATCCTCACCCGCGGCTATAAACGACTGGGGAAAACCACGGTGGTGCTGCAAGGGGACCCAGGTCCGGACTGGATCCAGGCGGGCGATGAGCCCTCGCTTTTGGCCAGAAGGCTTCCTCACGTCCCGGTGGTGGTGGATGCCGATCGTCTGCGTGGGGCCCGCAAAGCGCTTTCCCTGGGAGCCACCCACGCCCTCCTGGACGACGGGTTCCAGCACTGGCCGCTGGCCCGGGAGGTGGACCTGGTGGTGGTGGACGCCAAAGACCCCCTGGGCCGCCAGAGCTGGCGTCGTGAGGGCCCCCGGGCGCTGGCGTTTGCCTCCCGCATTGTGTGTGTGGGCAAGCCCACCGAGCAGGAAACCGCCCGGACTGCCCTTTCCCGCTACCACCCCTTGCCCCCCTTTGCCGTTTCCCTGCAAGCCCTGGGTTTTTTCTGGCAAGACCGCCTGCGGCCCTTGACCGAGCTTGCTGAGCAAAAGCTTCTGGCCTTCGCCGGCATCGCCCATCCCGCTCGCTTCTTTCGGACGCTGACCGAAACCGGCGCCCAGCTCGTGGCGACAAAGCCCTTTCCCGACCACCACCCCTACACCCGGGCGGAACTGGAGCTCCTGCTGGGGGAGGCCAAACGCCAAGGCGCCATCCCCATCACCACCGCCAAAGATGCGGTGCGCTTGCCCCAGGACCTCGCCCCCGAGGTGGCGGTTTTGGAGGTTTCCTTGGTTCCCCTCCAGGAGCCCTTCACCGCTTTGGTGAGCCCCGTCCTCGGCATCCGCTAG
- a CDS encoding 3-deoxy-D-manno-octulosonic acid transferase, whose protein sequence is MRGFSLLLYRLVLHLALPLAAPFLWVADRRTGKRRPPLRMRLGLGLPPVPQGGVLVHAVSVGEVTVARALLSELRRRAPQVPLLLSATTATGLELASGAQVADATLPFPLDLPAPTRRFLAATQPRLLVLVETELWPEMLAACSEAGIPVVLVNARISDRSFPRYQLFAPLLRPLLAPLTLALAQTEGDAARLVALGVPQEKVRVTGNIKFDVKPARPLAEDLKARLCQLASGRAVLVAGSTMPGEEKQVLSAWMKLPDRPFLILAPRHPERAQEVLELCRQLGLAAVRRSPLPAAHATADVVVLDTVGELAALYQLATVAFVGGSLVPTGGHNPIEPARFAVPVVSGPHVRNFAAVYRELEVHGGVKLVHNVRELQETLAHLLVHPQQAQALGQNAQAVLAKHAGATAKTVEALLPFLP, encoded by the coding sequence GTGCGCGGGTTTTCCCTGCTCCTCTACCGGCTGGTCTTGCACCTAGCGTTGCCCCTGGCTGCTCCTTTCCTGTGGGTAGCCGATCGCCGCACCGGAAAGCGAAGGCCACCGCTCAGGATGCGCCTGGGTTTGGGTCTGCCACCGGTGCCCCAGGGTGGGGTGTTAGTCCATGCGGTTTCCGTGGGGGAGGTGACGGTGGCCAGGGCGCTGCTTTCCGAGCTTCGAAGGCGCGCTCCCCAGGTACCGCTCCTCCTCTCTGCCACCACCGCCACCGGCCTAGAGCTCGCTTCCGGCGCCCAGGTGGCCGACGCCACCCTGCCTTTTCCCCTGGACCTCCCCGCTCCCACCCGCCGCTTTCTGGCCGCCACCCAACCGCGGCTTCTCGTGCTGGTGGAAACCGAGCTTTGGCCGGAGATGCTTGCCGCCTGCAGCGAAGCCGGGATTCCCGTGGTGCTGGTCAACGCCCGCATTTCCGACCGCTCCTTTCCGCGCTACCAGCTCTTTGCCCCCCTTTTGCGCCCGCTTTTGGCGCCGCTCACCCTGGCCCTGGCGCAAACGGAAGGCGATGCGGCCAGGCTGGTGGCCTTAGGGGTACCGCAGGAAAAGGTACGGGTGACCGGCAACATCAAGTTCGACGTGAAGCCCGCAAGGCCTCTGGCCGAAGACCTCAAGGCGCGGCTTTGCCAGCTGGCCAGCGGTCGTGCCGTGTTGGTAGCGGGGTCCACCATGCCCGGGGAAGAAAAGCAGGTCCTTTCTGCCTGGATGAAGCTCCCGGACCGCCCGTTTTTGATCCTGGCCCCCCGCCACCCCGAGCGGGCCCAGGAAGTCCTGGAGCTTTGCCGGCAACTGGGGCTAGCGGCGGTTCGCCGCAGCCCCTTGCCCGCTGCCCATGCCACCGCCGACGTGGTGGTGCTGGACACGGTGGGGGAGCTGGCGGCGCTTTACCAGCTGGCCACCGTCGCCTTTGTGGGGGGCTCGCTGGTCCCCACCGGCGGGCACAACCCCATTGAGCCGGCAAGGTTTGCGGTGCCGGTGGTTTCCGGCCCCCATGTGCGCAACTTTGCCGCGGTGTACCGGGAGCTGGAGGTGCACGGCGGGGTCAAGCTCGTGCACAATGTCCGCGAGCTGCAAGAAACGCTGGCCCATTTGCTGGTCCACCCCCAGCAAGCCCAGGCCTTAGGCCAAAACGCCCAAGCGGTGCTGGCCAAGCACGCAGGAGCCACCGCAAAAACCGTGGAAGCCTTGCTCCCCTTCCTGCCATGA
- a CDS encoding RNA polymerase sigma factor, with product MGVLRLFTSRDVNAEADDRVLAKAARAGDEEAFALLVKRHQGGVRRLAARILLDEEEARDIAQLAFIRAWENLSRYDPSWCFSTWLYRIASNLAIDALRARGSRDRTHQTHLRLVGEEEAPKAPELLQEKEVESIFHQLAQILPPAQRQAFVLREVEGLSTSEVAKIMGCTETTVRNHVFSARATLRRELARRYPEYLPRGGEA from the coding sequence GTGGGGGTGCTTCGCCTTTTTACGAGTAGGGATGTGAACGCCGAAGCCGACGATCGGGTGTTGGCCAAAGCCGCTCGCGCCGGCGACGAGGAGGCCTTTGCTTTGCTGGTCAAGCGCCATCAGGGCGGGGTTCGGCGCTTGGCGGCCCGCATTCTTTTGGACGAGGAAGAAGCCCGGGACATCGCCCAGTTAGCCTTTATCCGCGCCTGGGAAAACCTCTCCCGCTACGACCCTTCCTGGTGCTTTTCCACCTGGCTTTACCGCATCGCTTCCAACTTGGCCATTGACGCCCTGCGGGCCCGGGGGAGCCGGGATCGCACCCACCAAACCCACCTGCGGTTGGTGGGGGAGGAGGAAGCCCCAAAGGCCCCGGAGCTTTTGCAGGAAAAAGAGGTGGAGAGCATCTTCCACCAGCTCGCCCAGATCCTGCCGCCGGCCCAAAGGCAAGCGTTCGTGCTGCGGGAGGTGGAGGGGCTTTCCACGTCGGAGGTGGCAAAAATCATGGGCTGCACCGAAACCACCGTGCGCAACCACGTCTTTTCGGCGCGGGCCACCTTGCGCCGGGAGCTGGCGCGGCGCTATCCCGAGTACCTCCCCAGGGGAGGTGAGGCATGA
- a CDS encoding zf-HC2 domain-containing protein has product MSCSRVRGWLPAYLAESLGEEERQEFRAHVRSCPGCRRWLWQQDATVALALALPATDTADGGFVEEVLAGIHQRRVERALARKKRTWRRAAAAAAALLVLGLAYERWPRSPRPQVVAQPAQEKLAPEPFVEVEGEGVRVYQLASGGDARTQVAFIVSPSVEL; this is encoded by the coding sequence ATGAGCTGCAGCAGGGTGAGGGGGTGGCTGCCAGCTTACCTGGCCGAAAGCTTGGGCGAGGAGGAGCGTCAGGAGTTCCGCGCCCACGTGCGGAGCTGCCCGGGGTGCCGCCGTTGGCTTTGGCAGCAGGATGCCACGGTGGCGCTGGCTTTGGCGTTACCGGCGACGGACACGGCGGACGGTGGCTTCGTGGAAGAGGTCCTGGCGGGCATCCACCAGCGGCGGGTGGAAAGGGCTCTGGCCAGGAAAAAGCGGACCTGGCGGCGGGCAGCGGCAGCTGCCGCGGCGCTTTTGGTCCTAGGGTTGGCTTACGAGCGCTGGCCCCGCTCACCCCGGCCGCAGGTGGTGGCCCAGCCGGCGCAGGAAAAGCTTGCCCCCGAGCCTTTCGTAGAGGTGGAGGGGGAAGGGGTGCGGGTGTACCAGCTGGCTTCCGGGGGGGATGCCCGAACGCAGGTCGCCTTCATCGTAAGCCCCTCGGTGGAGCTTTAG
- a CDS encoding secretin N-terminal domain-containing protein — MRWLAALVVISGLTLGAWAQAVQEVRVFQLRFKPAREAASVVEPLLSPEGSLLIQPRANTLTVRDTPAVQKRVAEALASFDVPPETYRIRLRLILASTVPPTPGAASPLIEGVGRELSEVFRFTSYQELDTLLLAATDGATVEAEAAGKYYLKFLVRGSSRERDRVQLQGFELYRKSRNPDGSEGLRLLLRTTLSLRLKQTGILGAARSEAANQALVLVFWAEREET; from the coding sequence GTGCGGTGGCTAGCGGCGCTGGTCGTGATTTCTGGCCTCACCCTCGGTGCTTGGGCGCAAGCCGTTCAGGAGGTGCGGGTTTTCCAGCTGCGGTTCAAACCGGCCCGGGAGGCCGCTTCGGTGGTTGAGCCGCTCCTGTCGCCGGAGGGCTCGCTGCTCATTCAGCCGCGGGCCAACACCCTTACGGTGCGGGACACCCCGGCGGTGCAAAAGCGGGTGGCGGAGGCTTTGGCCAGCTTCGATGTGCCGCCGGAAACCTACCGCATCCGCCTGCGCCTCATCCTGGCGTCCACCGTGCCCCCCACCCCGGGTGCTGCCAGCCCCCTAATTGAAGGGGTGGGCCGCGAGCTTTCGGAGGTCTTCCGCTTCACCTCCTACCAGGAGCTGGACACCCTGCTCCTGGCGGCCACCGATGGGGCTACGGTGGAAGCGGAAGCGGCGGGGAAGTACTACTTGAAGTTCTTGGTGCGGGGGTCAAGCCGCGAGCGGGATCGCGTGCAGCTCCAGGGCTTTGAGCTTTACCGCAAGAGCCGCAACCCCGACGGCAGCGAGGGCTTGCGCCTCTTGCTGCGCACCACCCTTTCCCTGCGCTTAAAGCAAACCGGCATTTTAGGAGCAGCTCGCTCGGAGGCCGCCAACCAAGCGCTGGTGCTGGTATTTTGGGCCGAGCGGGAGGAGACGTAA
- a CDS encoding type II secretion system F family protein — protein MPEFVVRLGMPDGRVSEQKHHAASAEALRRELETRGLYVFSVKAARRLRLSWRFRFREKVKPLEFLVFNQQLATLLAAGMPVLQSLELLQKAQSNPFFREVLARVLEDVRSGVALSEAFAAQGALFPPLYCASVFAGERSGDLVGVLRRYIRYQQMLEGARRKVTSALTYPAVLMGLAFGLIVVLVTYVIPRFAGLYQDFQAELPLLTLGILALASFIKQQIYVLLAGLVIGLVVLRRYLQSETGRLAWDRARLRLPFVGEIFHLFGLSQFVRALGTLLAGGTPLVPALEVAVGTVTNRALSEPLRGVIPMVREGQPLWSSLETTGLFPELSLAMVQVGEATGALVEMLDGVGQFYDESVEVKLGRVVTLIEPAVLVLMGGVIVTLLLSVYLPMFTLLQRVQ, from the coding sequence ATGCCTGAGTTTGTGGTTCGCCTGGGGATGCCGGATGGGCGGGTGAGCGAGCAAAAGCACCACGCGGCTTCCGCCGAAGCCCTGCGTCGGGAGCTGGAAACCCGCGGGCTTTACGTGTTTTCGGTGAAGGCCGCCCGGCGGCTGCGCCTTTCCTGGCGCTTTCGCTTTCGGGAAAAGGTCAAACCTCTGGAGTTTTTGGTCTTCAACCAGCAGCTGGCGACGCTTTTGGCGGCGGGGATGCCGGTGCTGCAATCCCTGGAGCTGCTGCAAAAAGCGCAGAGCAACCCGTTTTTCCGGGAGGTGTTGGCGCGGGTTTTGGAAGACGTGCGCTCAGGGGTGGCGCTTTCCGAGGCCTTTGCGGCCCAGGGGGCGCTGTTTCCCCCCCTGTACTGCGCCAGCGTGTTTGCCGGCGAGCGCTCCGGCGATCTGGTGGGGGTTTTGCGGCGCTACATCCGCTACCAGCAAATGCTGGAAGGCGCCCGGCGGAAGGTTACCTCGGCCCTCACCTACCCGGCGGTGCTCATGGGCCTGGCGTTTGGCTTGATCGTTGTGCTGGTCACCTACGTGATCCCCCGCTTTGCCGGCTTGTACCAGGATTTCCAGGCCGAGCTGCCGCTTTTGACGCTGGGGATCTTGGCTCTGGCCAGCTTCATCAAGCAACAAATATATGTTTTGCTGGCTGGTCTGGTCATCGGCCTGGTGGTGCTGCGCCGCTACCTGCAAAGCGAAACCGGACGTTTGGCCTGGGACCGAGCCCGCCTGCGCTTGCCGTTTGTGGGGGAAATCTTCCACCTCTTCGGGCTTTCACAGTTCGTGCGGGCCTTGGGTACGCTCCTGGCCGGAGGTACGCCGCTGGTTCCGGCCCTGGAAGTGGCGGTGGGCACCGTCACCAACCGCGCCCTTTCCGAACCGTTGCGGGGGGTGATCCCCATGGTGCGGGAAGGACAGCCCTTATGGTCGTCTTTGGAAACCACCGGGCTTTTCCCCGAGCTTTCCCTGGCCATGGTGCAGGTGGGGGAAGCCACGGGGGCTTTGGTGGAGATGCTGGATGGGGTGGGGCAGTTTTACGACGAGAGCGTCGAGGTCAAGTTAGGAAGGGTGGTGACGCTCATTGAGCCGGCGGTGTTGGTGCTCATGGGCGGCGTCATCGTGACCCTGCTCTTGTCCGTGTACCTGCCCATGTTTACGCTGTTGCAGCGGGTGCAGTAG
- a CDS encoding GspE/PulE family protein, which yields MSTDLKKLSQTLAGWIPPEDDVAKAQALAERLGLPFDDLSNFRVDPELLRHIPVDVMLRYQFVPLHREGEVVVVAMADPSDVLMVDEVELALGSPVEVRVAPKNRIAEILEKSESTQRVLDEATEDFRIQLVQETDNGEEALSIDRIAADTSPIIKLVDTIIYNAIQRRASDIHIETRDHGVIVKYRIDGVLYEALEPIDRRHHATIISRIKVMSELDIAEKRIPQDGRFKLRIKGRTVDFRVSIMPTVFGEDAVIRILDKESANQEFRNLNLDVLGFDAETKRKLRKFIREPYGMVLVTGPTGSGKTTTLYACLSEIVSTEDKIITIEDPVEYILPGVTQIPVNEKKGLTFARGLRSILRHDPDKIMVGEIRDEETAQIAVQSALTGHLVFTTVHANNVVDVLGRFLNMNVDLYNFVSALNCVLAQRLVRKICPHCKRPAEVSPELLEESGLTPEMVRGVTFYEGAGCLECNGTGFLGRTAISELLDLSDNIRALILDRRPAAEIKKAAKAEGMKFLRESALERVFAGVTTLREINKVTFVE from the coding sequence ATGAGCACGGATTTGAAGAAGCTTTCGCAAACTCTGGCGGGGTGGATCCCGCCGGAGGACGATGTGGCCAAGGCCCAGGCTTTGGCCGAACGGCTGGGCTTGCCGTTTGATGACCTCTCCAACTTCCGGGTGGACCCTGAGCTTTTGCGCCACATCCCCGTGGACGTGATGCTGCGCTACCAGTTTGTGCCGCTCCACCGGGAAGGGGAGGTGGTGGTGGTGGCTATGGCCGACCCTTCGGACGTGTTGATGGTGGACGAGGTGGAGCTGGCCTTGGGCTCGCCGGTGGAAGTGCGGGTGGCCCCCAAAAACCGCATTGCCGAAATCCTGGAAAAGTCCGAGTCCACCCAGCGGGTTCTGGATGAAGCCACCGAGGACTTCCGCATTCAGCTGGTGCAGGAAACCGACAACGGCGAGGAGGCCCTGTCCATTGACCGCATTGCCGCCGATACCTCGCCCATCATCAAGCTGGTGGACACCATCATTTACAACGCCATCCAGCGCCGGGCCTCCGACATCCACATTGAAACCCGGGATCACGGGGTGATCGTCAAGTACCGCATTGACGGCGTGCTGTACGAGGCCTTAGAGCCCATTGACCGCCGCCACCACGCCACCATCATTTCCCGCATCAAGGTCATGTCGGAGCTGGATATTGCCGAAAAGCGCATCCCCCAGGATGGGCGCTTCAAGTTGCGGATCAAGGGGCGAACCGTGGACTTCCGCGTTTCCATCATGCCCACGGTGTTCGGTGAGGATGCGGTGATCCGCATCCTGGACAAAGAATCGGCCAACCAGGAGTTCCGCAACCTCAACCTGGACGTTCTGGGTTTCGATGCGGAAACCAAGCGCAAGCTGCGCAAGTTCATCCGCGAGCCTTACGGCATGGTGCTGGTCACCGGTCCCACCGGCTCCGGCAAAACCACCACCCTTTACGCCTGCCTTTCGGAAATCGTGTCCACCGAGGACAAGATCATCACCATTGAAGATCCCGTGGAGTACATCCTCCCCGGGGTCACGCAAATCCCCGTGAACGAAAAGAAGGGCTTGACCTTTGCCCGCGGCCTGCGGTCCATCCTGCGGCACGACCCGGACAAGATCATGGTGGGCGAAATCCGCGATGAGGAAACCGCGCAAATTGCCGTACAATCCGCCCTTACCGGGCACCTGGTGTTCACCACCGTGCACGCCAACAACGTGGTGGACGTGCTGGGGCGGTTTTTGAACATGAACGTGGACCTCTACAACTTCGTGTCCGCCTTGAACTGCGTGTTGGCCCAGCGGTTGGTGCGGAAGATCTGCCCCCACTGCAAGCGACCGGCGGAGGTGAGCCCCGAGCTTTTGGAGGAATCGGGCCTGACGCCGGAAATGGTGCGGGGGGTTACCTTTTACGAAGGGGCCGGCTGCCTGGAGTGCAACGGCACCGGCTTTCTGGGCCGCACCGCCATTTCCGAGCTCTTGGACCTTTCCGACAACATCCGCGCGTTGATCCTGGACCGCCGGCCGGCGGCGGAAATCAAAAAGGCCGCCAAGGCTGAGGGCATGAAGTTCCTGCGGGAGTCGGCCCTGGAGCGGGTGTTTGCGGGCGTGACCACGCTGCGCGAGATCAACAAGGTGACGTTCGTGGAATGA